In the genome of Gloeotrichia echinulata CP02, one region contains:
- a CDS encoding Rne/Rng family ribonuclease, giving the protein MPKQIIIAEQHQIAAVFSEDQIQELVVATGHHQIGDIYLGVVENVLPGIDAAFVNIGDPERNGFIHVTDLGPLKLKRTAAAITELLAPQQKVLVQVMKEPTGSKGPRLTGNITLPGRYVVLMPYGRGVNLSRRIKSESERNRLRALAILIKPAGMGLLVRTEAEGKPEEAIIEDLEVLQKQWEAIQLEAHSTRAPALLNRDDDFIQRVLRDMYGGDVNRIVVDSSTGLKRVKQYLQNWSGGQTPQGLLIDHHRDRSSILEYFRINAAIREALKPRVDLPSGGYIIIEPTEALTVIDVNSGSFTRSATARETVLWTNCEAATEIARQLRLRNIAGVIVVDFIDMESRRDQLQVLEHFNKALKADKARPQIAQLTELGLVELTRKRQGQNIYELFGDTCPACGGLGHTVRLPGENESRLPTPAEIPERLVSVSHREPRMPVSRVSEPRDTYEGFGETFDPDSDLSALNLINHPSYQELSDNNKRRTRTRRSRIGINGANGKDEPRILTNPLAFINEPDLDLDAEVELTPTPEIPPPTLGKPTWSDRTERTKITKAEPVKPVVEPPEIVSVEMTGDEQDVFALMGISPLVRLNREVKNTKSVIINVVQPGQVSTTPTELTSDSITTERTPIEVTPVKIPPPQVELKPKSFFPEETIEPPSPAEITDENEANSISTANRRRRRRSSALNDISSNMEDS; this is encoded by the coding sequence ATGCCAAAGCAAATTATCATCGCGGAACAGCATCAAATTGCTGCAGTATTTTCCGAAGATCAAATTCAAGAACTTGTGGTTGCCACAGGACATCACCAAATAGGTGATATTTACTTAGGGGTAGTAGAAAATGTCTTACCAGGGATAGATGCCGCATTTGTCAATATCGGCGACCCAGAGCGGAATGGCTTTATTCATGTAACTGACTTGGGTCCATTGAAGCTGAAGCGCACAGCCGCAGCAATTACAGAATTATTAGCACCACAACAAAAAGTCCTGGTGCAGGTGATGAAAGAGCCAACGGGGAGTAAAGGCCCAAGGCTCACAGGTAACATCACCTTACCCGGACGCTACGTAGTGCTGATGCCCTATGGTAGGGGTGTAAACTTATCCCGACGGATTAAGAGTGAAAGCGAGCGCAACCGCTTGCGGGCTTTGGCAATTTTGATCAAACCAGCAGGGATGGGTTTACTGGTTCGCACAGAAGCAGAAGGCAAACCAGAAGAGGCAATTATTGAAGATTTAGAAGTCCTGCAAAAGCAATGGGAAGCGATTCAACTCGAAGCCCATTCCACCCGTGCGCCGGCTTTGCTCAACCGGGACGATGACTTTATTCAGCGCGTCCTGCGGGATATGTACGGCGGCGATGTGAATCGAATTGTCGTCGATTCGAGTACTGGTTTGAAGCGGGTGAAGCAGTATTTACAGAACTGGAGTGGCGGACAGACACCGCAAGGATTGCTGATTGACCATCATCGCGATCGCTCATCGATTTTAGAATACTTCCGGATCAATGCTGCGATTCGTGAAGCGCTCAAACCCAGGGTAGATTTACCTTCTGGGGGTTACATCATTATTGAGCCAACAGAAGCATTAACGGTGATCGATGTCAACTCTGGTTCCTTCACGCGATCGGCAACCGCCAGAGAAACGGTACTGTGGACTAACTGCGAAGCTGCTACAGAAATTGCCCGCCAGCTGCGACTGCGAAATATCGCTGGGGTCATCGTCGTTGATTTTATTGATATGGAATCCCGACGCGACCAACTCCAAGTCCTGGAGCATTTTAACAAAGCACTCAAAGCAGACAAGGCTCGTCCCCAGATAGCCCAACTCACCGAACTGGGATTAGTCGAACTTACCCGCAAGCGTCAAGGCCAAAACATTTACGAATTATTTGGCGATACTTGTCCGGCCTGTGGCGGTTTAGGTCACACCGTGCGGCTACCTGGAGAAAATGAAAGCCGTTTACCAACACCAGCAGAAATTCCAGAACGTTTGGTATCGGTATCTCATAGAGAACCACGTATGCCCGTGTCCCGTGTGTCAGAACCACGGGATACTTATGAGGGATTTGGGGAAACCTTCGATCCTGACTCTGACTTGAGTGCCCTCAATCTCATTAATCATCCCAGCTATCAAGAACTGAGCGATAACAATAAGCGCCGTACCCGTACCCGCCGTAGTCGCATTGGTATCAATGGCGCAAATGGTAAAGATGAACCTCGGATTTTGACCAATCCACTAGCTTTTATCAACGAGCCAGACTTAGACCTTGATGCTGAAGTAGAACTAACACCAACACCAGAAATACCACCACCCACCCTGGGCAAACCTACCTGGAGTGACAGGACAGAACGCACTAAAATTACCAAAGCAGAGCCGGTTAAACCAGTGGTAGAACCACCGGAAATTGTCTCTGTAGAAATGACAGGAGATGAACAGGATGTTTTTGCTTTAATGGGAATTTCGCCCCTGGTGCGTTTGAATCGGGAGGTAAAAAATACTAAATCGGTGATTATTAATGTTGTCCAGCCAGGACAAGTTTCGACTACGCCAACTGAATTAACCTCAGACTCCATTACCACTGAAAGAACACCCATTGAAGTTACCCCAGTCAAAATACCTCCACCACAAGTTGAGCTAAAACCAAAATCTTTCTTCCCCGAAGAAACAATTGAGCCACCAAGTCCGGCTGAAATCACAGACGAAAATGAAGCGAATAGCATTAGCACTGCTAACCGTCGTCGTCGTCGTCGCTCCTCTGCTCTGAACGACATTTCCTCTAACATGGAAGACAGTTAA
- a CDS encoding TIGR03960 family B12-binding radical SAM protein produces MTVAVEKLITSDILKPARYLGNELLSVHKPWDTASIRWVLTYPEVYEVGASNLGHIILYNILNAQPRQLCDRAYLPGKDLADKLRSTNTPLFAVESKRSLTDFDILGFSLSYELGATNILEMLDLAGIPLTWQKRRSAEAKRQSNSSLPPSTSYPLIFAGGQTATSNPEPYADFLDFFALGDGEELLPEIGLVLELGKQAGLTQQELLLDLAQIPGVYVPQFYDMAEDGSVHPNRPDVPKRILRRVATPIPAYSIGLVPYVETVHDRLTIEIRRGCTRGCRFCQPGMLTRPARDVEPDQVVAAIEQGMRDTGYNEFSLLSLSCSDYLSLPAVGMEIKNRLKNENISLTLPSQRVDRFDENIANILGGTRQGGLTFAPEAGTQRMRDIVNKGLTNEELLRGVKTAWEKGWDKIKLYFMIGLPGETDADVLGIAETVNWLQRQCRLNGRKPLNFNLTISNFTPKPHTPFQWHSVSTTEFKRKQHLLRQEFRRMKGVKVNFTDVRISAMEDFIGRGDRSLGKVLQRAWELGAGMDSWYDNIDQAFAAWGSAIAEAGLDWKYRLVENGEWNLFYVDESQTKDQESREQGENTQPPNPNSSLLTPHSLDAPLPWDHIDTGIDKKWLKEDLQRALEAATVPDCSFEGCSHCGVCGTDFGHNIVIEPPPVPPFAGDFVPNTTKVQRVRVWFGKQGDMALVSHLDLMRLFDRVIRRASLPIAFSGGFHPNPRICIASALTLGATSSGEIVDFELSGPVDVETFAQHLARELPTDIPIYNVEQIDLKSPAANQIIETAEYLITVAALREVTPAQWQNWIDAIQAKDEIWSEQTTKSGKSRLVNLRERLFELELVATNTSIAYSTSVLRYMGSCRHDGLVLRPEQILSMLEIVALEVPNIDSLCLDLAEFQLLHIHRNRLVLGI; encoded by the coding sequence GTGACTGTTGCAGTAGAAAAATTAATAACATCGGATATTTTAAAGCCAGCGCGTTACCTAGGTAACGAGCTACTGTCCGTTCACAAGCCTTGGGATACGGCATCAATACGCTGGGTGTTAACTTACCCAGAAGTGTATGAAGTCGGAGCATCGAATTTAGGGCATATCATCCTCTATAACATCTTGAATGCCCAACCGCGCCAATTATGCGATCGCGCTTACCTACCAGGAAAAGACCTGGCGGATAAACTGCGGTCAACCAATACACCGCTGTTTGCTGTAGAGTCAAAGCGATCGCTGACAGACTTTGATATTTTAGGGTTTAGCCTCAGTTATGAACTAGGCGCAACCAACATTCTCGAAATGTTGGATTTAGCAGGGATACCCCTAACATGGCAAAAGAGGCGTTCTGCAGAAGCCAAAAGACAAAGTAATTCTTCACTCCCCCCCTCTACTTCCTATCCATTAATTTTCGCCGGCGGACAGACAGCAACATCCAATCCTGAACCCTATGCCGACTTTTTGGACTTTTTCGCCCTAGGGGATGGTGAGGAATTGCTGCCAGAAATTGGCTTAGTATTGGAATTAGGGAAACAAGCCGGATTAACCCAGCAAGAATTATTGCTGGATTTGGCACAGATACCAGGGGTATATGTCCCCCAATTTTATGACATGGCAGAGGATGGCTCAGTTCATCCCAATCGCCCAGATGTGCCAAAACGCATTCTGCGGCGGGTTGCTACCCCCATACCCGCTTATTCCATTGGGCTGGTTCCCTATGTAGAAACGGTACATGACCGCCTGACAATTGAAATTCGGCGCGGTTGCACTCGCGGTTGTCGCTTCTGTCAACCGGGAATGCTCACCCGACCAGCACGGGATGTCGAACCAGATCAGGTGGTGGCAGCGATTGAACAGGGAATGCGAGACACTGGTTACAATGAGTTTTCCCTGCTGTCCCTGAGTTGTTCAGATTATTTATCCCTACCAGCCGTGGGGATGGAAATTAAAAATCGCTTAAAAAATGAAAATATTTCCTTGACTCTACCCAGTCAACGGGTAGACAGATTTGATGAAAATATCGCTAACATCCTTGGTGGGACAAGACAAGGGGGGCTAACCTTTGCCCCAGAAGCAGGAACCCAGCGGATGCGGGACATCGTGAACAAGGGTTTGACCAATGAAGAATTATTGCGGGGAGTAAAAACAGCTTGGGAAAAAGGCTGGGATAAAATAAAATTATATTTTATGATCGGTTTACCAGGTGAGACAGATGCCGATGTTTTGGGCATTGCCGAAACCGTAAACTGGCTCCAGCGTCAATGTCGCTTAAATGGGAGAAAACCCCTCAACTTTAATTTAACTATTTCTAACTTTACACCCAAACCCCATACACCCTTTCAATGGCACTCAGTTTCTACAACGGAATTTAAGCGCAAGCAACACCTGTTGCGGCAAGAATTCCGGCGGATGAAGGGAGTCAAGGTAAATTTTACAGATGTCAGAATTTCGGCAATGGAAGACTTCATTGGCCGGGGCGATCGCAGTTTAGGTAAGGTGCTGCAACGCGCCTGGGAATTGGGCGCAGGGATGGATTCCTGGTATGACAATATAGACCAGGCTTTTGCAGCTTGGGGGTCGGCGATCGCCGAAGCCGGTTTAGATTGGAAATATCGCCTAGTAGAAAACGGCGAATGGAATCTGTTTTATGTAGATGAGTCACAGACAAAAGACCAGGAGTCCAGGGAACAAGGGGAGAATACCCAACCTCCAAACCCTAATTCCTCACTCCTGACTCCTCACTCTCTGGATGCTCCCTTACCCTGGGACCACATCGACACGGGAATTGATAAAAAGTGGCTCAAAGAAGACCTGCAACGTGCCCTAGAAGCCGCAACAGTACCAGACTGCTCTTTTGAGGGTTGTTCTCACTGTGGGGTCTGCGGCACAGATTTTGGTCACAATATTGTCATTGAACCGCCGCCAGTTCCCCCATTTGCAGGCGATTTTGTCCCCAATACAACCAAGGTACAGCGGGTGCGCGTCTGGTTTGGCAAGCAGGGCGATATGGCTTTGGTGAGTCACCTAGATTTGATGCGCCTGTTTGACCGGGTGATACGACGAGCAAGTTTACCAATTGCTTTTAGTGGTGGGTTTCATCCGAATCCCCGGATTTGTATAGCCAGTGCTTTGACATTGGGAGCCACCAGCAGCGGTGAAATTGTTGATTTTGAATTATCAGGACCAGTGGATGTGGAAACTTTCGCCCAACATCTGGCGCGGGAACTGCCCACAGACATACCTATATATAATGTGGAACAGATAGATTTAAAATCTCCGGCAGCTAACCAAATAATTGAAACAGCTGAATATTTGATTACCGTGGCAGCACTGAGGGAGGTAACACCTGCACAATGGCAAAATTGGATTGATGCAATTCAAGCCAAAGACGAAATCTGGTCTGAGCAAACAACCAAGTCAGGTAAGAGCCGATTAGTAAATCTGCGCGAGCGCTTATTTGAGTTGGAATTAGTAGCAACCAATACTAGCATTGCCTACTCTACATCTGTCCTGCGTTACATGGGTAGTTGTCGGCACGACGGATTGGTCTTGCGTCCTGAACAAATATTGTCTATGCTAGAAATAGTGGCGCTTGAAGTTCCAAATATAGACAGTCTCTGCTTGGACTTGGCAGAATTTCAACTCCTGCACATCCACCGCAATCGGCTAGTTTTGGGGATATAA
- the clpS gene encoding ATP-dependent Clp protease adapter ClpS: MSVETIEKRSTSRKLAPRYRVLLHNDDYNPMEYVVQVLLTTVPSLTQPQAVSIMMEAHTNGFALVITCAQEHAEFYCETLKSHGLSSTIEPDE; this comes from the coding sequence GTGTCAGTCGAAACCATTGAGAAGCGTTCCACGTCCCGCAAGCTCGCGCCTCGGTATCGCGTTTTGCTCCATAATGACGACTACAACCCGATGGAGTACGTGGTACAAGTGCTATTAACCACTGTGCCGAGCCTAACCCAGCCCCAGGCTGTTAGTATCATGATGGAAGCCCATACAAATGGGTTTGCTTTAGTGATTACTTGCGCTCAGGAACATGCTGAGTTTTATTGCGAAACATTGAAAAGTCATGGTTTGAGCAGCACAATCGAACCTGACGAATAG
- a CDS encoding type II CAAX endopeptidase family protein, giving the protein MKINFVRLAQRPASIRLGCFILILSLLWLPFAVPIYLLVHDANLVSILTMVILYVEFIFLLKFWGKQAYHKPQILRHYGLEITRLNGVELLCGLVMGVFNITILFVVQGFLGWLVWQQPKILLLQVILEGLIVSLGVAFAEELVFRGWLLDELERDYNPTVALRIDAVTFAILHFIRPLEAIIQTLPQFPALVLLGLTQVWGKRWRRGRLGLPIGLHGGLVWGYYIINVGGLIKYSGQVPDWVTGVNNNPLQGVMGVLFMSILAFWMRGRTVKNEL; this is encoded by the coding sequence ATGAAAATCAACTTTGTTCGTTTAGCTCAACGCCCTGCCTCCATCAGGCTGGGTTGTTTCATTCTAATTTTATCATTACTATGGTTGCCCTTTGCGGTACCAATATACTTACTAGTGCATGACGCCAATTTAGTAAGTATATTGACAATGGTGATACTTTATGTAGAGTTTATTTTTCTACTTAAATTTTGGGGGAAGCAAGCCTACCATAAACCTCAAATACTGCGCCATTATGGCTTAGAAATCACGCGGCTAAATGGTGTAGAACTGCTGTGTGGTTTGGTTATGGGTGTATTTAATATTACTATACTGTTTGTGGTACAAGGCTTTTTAGGTTGGCTGGTATGGCAACAACCTAAAATTTTATTATTACAAGTAATTTTAGAAGGTTTAATTGTCAGCTTGGGTGTGGCGTTTGCGGAGGAATTAGTTTTCCGGGGGTGGTTGTTGGATGAGTTGGAGCGAGATTATAATCCGACTGTGGCTTTGAGGATAGATGCTGTTACTTTTGCGATTTTGCACTTTATTAGACCCTTAGAGGCAATTATTCAGACATTACCGCAATTTCCGGCTTTAGTATTGTTGGGATTAACGCAGGTATGGGGAAAGCGTTGGCGTCGGGGAAGATTGGGTTTACCAATTGGTTTACATGGTGGTTTAGTTTGGGGTTATTACATTATTAATGTTGGGGGATTAATTAAATATTCTGGTCAAGTTCCTGATTGGGTGACGGGGGTAAATAATAATCCTTTGCAAGGTGTGATGGGGGTGTTATTTATGAGTATATTGGCATTTTGGATGAGGGGAAGGACAGTTAAGAATGAGTTATAA
- a CDS encoding pentapeptide repeat-containing protein has protein sequence MNIEAIKTGNLKELSGANLEDEELSQLDLSRVNFAGATLVGTNFSGSKLEGGHLEGANLMGANLQATDLRANLMGANLMQADLTGADLRGSNLRGANLMGATLSEVSLAGAFLSGTNLMNVNLQGVDLRGADLRGANLTGANLKGADLSRADLHGALLSEANLEEADLRGANLAGANFTRANLLCAELEGANFTGANLDKACVVGTVVEVAL, from the coding sequence ATGAATATTGAAGCCATTAAAACCGGAAATCTAAAAGAACTTTCAGGCGCAAATTTAGAAGATGAGGAACTCTCTCAACTAGATTTAAGCCGCGTCAATTTTGCCGGCGCCACCCTTGTCGGCACCAATTTCTCTGGTTCCAAACTCGAAGGTGGACATTTAGAAGGCGCAAATTTGATGGGTGCTAACCTCCAAGCAACTGACTTGCGGGCGAACCTCATGGGCGCTAACTTAATGCAAGCCGATTTAACAGGCGCTGACTTGCGGGGAAGCAATTTACGCGGCGCTAACTTAATGGGCGCTACACTCAGCGAAGTCTCTTTGGCGGGTGCTTTTTTGAGTGGTACTAATTTAATGAACGTCAATTTACAAGGCGTTGACTTACGCGGTGCTGACTTGCGCGGTGCTAACCTGACAGGCGCAAATCTTAAAGGTGCTGACTTGAGTCGCGCTGATTTACACGGCGCCTTGTTGAGTGAAGCAAATCTCGAAGAAGCTGACTTACGCGGCGCAAATTTAGCCGGGGCGAATTTCACCAGGGCGAATTTGTTATGTGCGGAGTTAGAAGGTGCGAATTTTACTGGGGCGAATTTGGATAAAGCTTGTGTAGTGGGAACAGTTGTGGAGGTGGCGTTGTGA
- a CDS encoding DICT sensory domain-containing protein, with protein sequence MLEGSILQKLEANHRYSSRPIRFGVYYKNTLVALCHALEDHILSEDGTPLVITAFQQGKWYLQEAERYADIAKYSREITIMAASDSGFAEHPTSLLPNIDLVPLDPADPVAQEWHLIILSPKYTAMVICQELSETDYNKIGLPASDVERKFYGLWTFEPELVNETAEIAIAHIQKYNLELAAKLTAHKDAIQPRLATPEELSTVVSRVVDYLQTGQENLSIPTAGRQQVLDRNLVSNEIQAFLRMAQLMDLADINNPMAASEVVALVETMGQLLDLRAWQIKRLRLAALLHRIDPLQKAESLLTPGTSKRYQQESPSCPLVPGAQVLRTMPRLRAVAQIITHQTEWWDGTGEPAGLAADEIPLESRILALVADFQWRVNQKKSSQFNRPEIFAQAFDECRQQSTRFDPKLIDTLGLLVMGLQQGLDLALIEPKVSAGLWLIDSRWDNTSQTK encoded by the coding sequence ATGTTAGAAGGTTCAATACTACAAAAGCTGGAAGCAAACCATCGCTACAGCTCCAGACCAATTAGATTCGGGGTATACTACAAAAATACCCTAGTAGCCCTGTGTCATGCCTTAGAAGACCACATCTTAAGCGAAGACGGTACACCTTTAGTGATCACCGCCTTTCAACAAGGTAAATGGTATTTACAAGAAGCAGAACGATACGCAGACATTGCCAAGTACAGCCGTGAAATTACCATTATGGCTGCCTCGGATAGTGGCTTTGCTGAACATCCCACAAGTCTTTTACCAAATATAGACTTAGTGCCCTTAGATCCAGCAGATCCAGTCGCCCAAGAGTGGCATTTGATTATTTTGTCACCTAAATACACAGCAATGGTAATTTGTCAAGAATTATCAGAAACTGATTACAACAAAATAGGCTTACCCGCATCAGACGTAGAGCGGAAATTTTATGGCTTGTGGACATTTGAACCAGAGTTAGTGAACGAGACAGCAGAAATTGCGATCGCCCACATTCAAAAATATAATCTTGAATTAGCAGCAAAACTCACCGCCCATAAAGATGCAATTCAGCCTCGTCTCGCCACACCAGAAGAACTCAGTACAGTTGTCTCCCGCGTAGTCGATTATCTCCAAACTGGGCAGGAAAATTTATCTATCCCCACCGCAGGGCGTCAACAAGTGCTAGATCGCAACTTGGTTTCCAACGAAATCCAAGCATTTTTGCGGATGGCACAACTAATGGATCTAGCCGATATCAACAACCCCATGGCCGCCTCTGAAGTCGTAGCCCTAGTAGAAACAATGGGGCAACTTTTAGATCTTCGCGCATGGCAAATTAAAAGATTACGCCTAGCCGCCTTGCTACATCGCATAGATCCTTTACAGAAAGCAGAAAGCTTACTCACTCCAGGTACATCTAAACGTTACCAACAAGAGTCCCCCAGTTGTCCCTTGGTACCAGGGGCCCAGGTATTACGAACTATGCCCAGATTGCGGGCGGTTGCTCAAATTATCACCCATCAAACCGAATGGTGGGACGGTACAGGAGAACCAGCAGGTTTAGCCGCCGATGAAATTCCCCTAGAGTCGCGAATTTTAGCCTTAGTCGCCGACTTTCAATGGCGAGTCAATCAAAAAAAATCATCCCAATTCAATCGCCCAGAGATATTTGCTCAAGCATTCGATGAATGTAGACAACAATCAACCCGCTTTGACCCTAAACTGATAGATACCCTAGGTTTGTTAGTCATGGGTTTACAACAAGGACTCGACTTAGCCTTGATAGAACCCAAAGTCAGCGCCGGCTTGTGGCTAATTGATTCCCGATGGGATAACACCAGCCAAACTAAGTAG
- a CDS encoding photosystem II high light acclimation radical SAM protein — translation MVVNPRIMENRILYVRLPCNPIFPIGVVYLSDHVHKQFPSIEQRIFDLGTVPPLDYAHALELCIDQFKPTLLVFSWRDIQIYAPVGGRGGNPLQNAFEFYYAKNPLLKLRGGLGGLRIFIAYYTELWRNLGLIKRGLKRALNYQKDARVVLGGGAVSVFYEQLGKSLPKGTIISVGEGETLLEKFLSGKEFRDERCYVVGENQPRKRLIHEQPTALEKTACNYDYIENIWPEFNYYLQSQDFYIGVQTKRGCPHNCCYCVYTVVEGKQVRINPADEVVAEMRQLYNRGIRNFWFTDAQFIPARKFIDDAVELLQKIVDSGMTDIHWAAYIRADNLTPQLCDLMAKTGMNYFEIGITSGSQELVRKMRMGYNLRTVLQNCRDLKAAGFNDLVSVNYSFNVIDESPETIRQTIAYHRELERIFGADKVEPAIFFIGLQPHTHLEEYAFKEGILKPGYNPMSLMPWTAKKLLWNPEPLGSFFGEVCLQAWRQNPNDFGREVMKILEEKLGCADLEEALSAPIETKEKQLVTLS, via the coding sequence ATGGTAGTTAACCCACGCATAATGGAAAACCGAATTCTCTACGTTCGCCTTCCCTGTAACCCCATCTTTCCCATTGGGGTTGTATACCTGAGTGATCATGTCCACAAGCAGTTTCCCTCTATCGAACAGCGGATTTTTGATTTAGGCACTGTACCACCTTTAGATTATGCTCACGCCCTAGAGCTATGTATCGACCAATTTAAACCGACACTACTAGTATTTTCTTGGCGGGATATTCAAATTTATGCCCCAGTCGGTGGTCGTGGCGGAAATCCTCTGCAAAACGCCTTTGAATTTTATTACGCCAAGAATCCCCTACTGAAACTACGTGGAGGATTGGGAGGTTTACGCATCTTCATCGCGTACTATACAGAACTCTGGCGTAACCTGGGATTAATTAAACGCGGTTTAAAACGCGCCTTGAATTATCAAAAAGACGCCCGCGTAGTCCTTGGTGGTGGTGCAGTCAGCGTCTTTTATGAACAATTAGGCAAAAGCTTACCCAAGGGGACAATTATCTCAGTAGGAGAAGGCGAAACCCTGCTGGAAAAATTCCTAAGTGGTAAAGAATTTCGTGATGAACGCTGCTATGTAGTCGGAGAAAATCAACCCAGGAAACGGTTAATTCACGAACAGCCCACCGCACTAGAAAAAACCGCTTGTAACTACGACTATATCGAAAACATCTGGCCGGAGTTTAACTACTACCTGCAAAGTCAAGACTTCTACATCGGTGTCCAAACCAAACGCGGATGTCCCCACAATTGTTGCTATTGCGTTTACACCGTAGTCGAAGGTAAACAGGTACGGATCAACCCAGCAGATGAAGTCGTTGCCGAGATGCGACAATTATATAATCGTGGCATTCGTAACTTTTGGTTTACCGATGCTCAATTCATCCCAGCCCGGAAATTTATCGACGATGCGGTCGAACTCTTACAAAAAATCGTCGATTCCGGGATGACAGATATCCACTGGGCAGCATACATCAGAGCCGACAACCTCACACCACAATTGTGTGACTTAATGGCGAAAACTGGAATGAACTATTTTGAAATCGGAATAACCAGTGGTTCCCAAGAACTAGTACGAAAAATGCGGATGGGTTACAACCTGCGAACAGTTTTGCAAAACTGTCGCGACTTAAAAGCAGCTGGTTTCAACGATTTAGTTTCCGTCAACTACTCCTTTAACGTCATAGACGAAAGCCCCGAAACCATACGCCAAACCATCGCCTATCACCGCGAACTCGAACGCATTTTTGGCGCAGATAAAGTTGAACCCGCTATCTTCTTTATCGGACTACAACCCCATACTCATCTAGAAGAATATGCCTTCAAAGAAGGAATCCTCAAACCAGGATACAATCCCATGAGCTTAATGCCCTGGACCGCCAAAAAATTATTATGGAACCCCGAACCCCTAGGTTCATTCTTTGGCGAAGTCTGCTTACAAGCCTGGCGACAAAACCCCAACGACTTCGGACGCGAAGTCATGAAAATCTTAGAAGAGAAATTGGGTTGTGCTGACTTAGAAGAAGCACTTTCCGCACCAATTGAAACGAAAGAAAAACAGTTAGTCACTTTATCATAA
- a CDS encoding DUF1830 domain-containing protein, which produces MAQILDPLPPEQSGKILCCYINATSKIQVARICDIPNWYFERVVFPGQRLVFEAPREAHMEIHTGMMASAILSDTIPCDRLVINEPSTSEFDTNSEALGSINTPMVQSIKTKTEDTTKPLTVAGLASVD; this is translated from the coding sequence ATGGCTCAAATATTAGATCCTCTACCACCTGAGCAATCGGGAAAGATTCTCTGCTGCTACATTAATGCCACGAGCAAAATCCAGGTAGCTCGCATCTGTGATATTCCCAATTGGTACTTTGAAAGAGTTGTATTTCCTGGACAACGGCTCGTATTTGAAGCCCCGCGCGAAGCTCACATGGAGATTCATACGGGGATGATGGCGAGTGCTATTTTGTCAGATACTATTCCGTGTGATCGCCTTGTAATTAACGAGCCTAGTACTTCTGAGTTTGATACCAATTCAGAAGCACTAGGCTCTATCAATACACCAATGGTGCAGTCAATTAAAACAAAAACTGAAGATACCACAAAACCTCTAACAGTAGCTGGTTTAGCATCCGTTGATTAA
- a CDS encoding DUF4079 domain-containing protein yields the protein MNLPTFLWLWKIAAWSMGLSLLAYLMLAITGFWMFRVRTSQFAPSFSLFPEGNHGVRSLHYFIGITMVSLVLLLLAIGIVGTLGHFGSLGHSSHLVAGLAVVVLVLVSALSATQISSRRPWARSLHIGVNMILFVGFAWVSLTGWSVVQKYLP from the coding sequence ATGAATTTGCCTACTTTTCTGTGGTTGTGGAAAATAGCCGCTTGGTCTATGGGGTTATCTCTGCTGGCATATTTGATGTTAGCGATCACCGGCTTTTGGATGTTTCGGGTGAGAACTTCGCAGTTTGCTCCTAGTTTCTCTCTGTTTCCTGAGGGAAATCATGGGGTGCGATCGCTCCACTATTTCATTGGTATCACTATGGTAAGTTTAGTGTTGCTACTACTGGCCATTGGGATTGTTGGTACTTTAGGTCACTTCGGCTCCTTGGGACATTCGTCACATTTGGTGGCTGGCTTGGCGGTTGTAGTATTAGTTTTAGTTTCTGCTTTGAGTGCTACACAAATTAGTTCCAGACGACCTTGGGCTAGAAGTTTACACATCGGTGTGAACATGATCCTGTTTGTGGGATTCGCTTGGGTGTCCCTGACTGGGTGGAGTGTGGTGCAAAAATATTTGCCATAA